In the Methylophilus sp. 5 genome, one interval contains:
- a CDS encoding PEP-CTERM sorting domain-containing protein, giving the protein MRFLKQRSIALSVFVGLFSTSVLADTLDFTTLSQGPQGSTVLVFPQATITSFGADFYIGASGIASEICPLTTSTNCQADMQVDFTSAVNSLSFVLAGYDSGDHLDINIFSGATLLGTIASEANGLVDLSAYSNITKLYFDDSSTGAGFSYDKFQFTVANVPEPETYGMLLAGLGLLGFATRRKQA; this is encoded by the coding sequence ATGAGGTTTTTGAAACAGCGCAGTATCGCTTTATCAGTGTTTGTTGGTTTATTTTCAACCAGTGTACTTGCTGATACTTTAGATTTCACAACGTTATCACAGGGGCCTCAAGGCTCGACCGTTCTAGTGTTCCCGCAGGCAACCATCACCTCTTTTGGGGCAGACTTTTATATTGGCGCGTCAGGGATAGCCAGTGAGATTTGCCCGCTGACGACAAGCACTAATTGTCAGGCAGATATGCAAGTTGACTTTACTTCAGCAGTGAATAGTCTCTCGTTTGTGCTTGCTGGTTACGATAGTGGTGACCATCTTGATATTAACATTTTCAGTGGCGCCACTTTACTCGGCACCATTGCAAGTGAAGCAAACGGTTTGGTCGATTTAAGCGCATATTCAAACATCACAAAACTGTATTTCGATGACTCCTCGACAGGGGCTGGCTTCAGTTACGATAAGTTCCAGTTTACTGTTGCAAACGTACCAGAACCTGAAACCTACGGTATGCTGTTGGCCGGGTTGGGATTGTTAGGGTTTGCTACACGTCGCAAACAAGCCTGA
- the rfaE1 gene encoding D-glycero-beta-D-manno-heptose-7-phosphate kinase, translating to MTATALNNNMATLVAHFGERTQHALVIGDVMLDRYLMGEVNRISPEAPVPVVLIKSEQQRAGGAANVAANLALLGITTRMIGLIGADNEGQLLMAAMQACGIDTSAMIHTATRPTIAKTRILGGHQQMMRLDQEITTELSSIESSTVTEAINAALAQQPALVILSDYAKGLLTEPVCQHVIEYCRSKQIPVLVDPKGRNYDKYRGATALTPNKKETAEACDTQVNDATLIDKATALKSRLSLDFLAVTRGEEGITLIADRTDHLSATAKQVFDVSGAGDTVIATLAAGLMHGLSPLDSLSLANIAAGVVVGKVGTVPITKADLIDAIASAQGSEQAHKVCELPALLQKVATWKQQGQKIVFTNGCFDLLHAGHVTYLEGAKKRGDKLILGLNTDRSVSALKGPTRPVVNEQDRARVLAALESIDAVILFDDDTPLRLINAIQPAVIAKGSDYTAEQVVGGKEVLSWGGEITLIDLVEGRSTTNLIKKLHA from the coding sequence ATGACTGCTACGGCATTGAATAACAACATGGCAACACTGGTTGCACATTTTGGCGAACGCACGCAGCACGCACTGGTGATTGGCGATGTCATGCTGGACCGCTACCTGATGGGTGAAGTCAACCGTATTTCACCTGAGGCGCCGGTGCCGGTGGTGCTGATTAAATCAGAACAGCAGCGCGCAGGCGGTGCCGCCAATGTGGCCGCAAACTTGGCGTTATTAGGCATCACTACCCGTATGATCGGCCTGATCGGTGCCGATAACGAAGGTCAGTTATTAATGGCGGCGATGCAAGCCTGTGGCATAGACACCTCGGCCATGATACACACCGCCACCCGCCCCACCATCGCAAAAACGCGCATTTTGGGCGGGCATCAACAAATGATGCGGCTGGACCAGGAAATCACGACTGAATTATCATCAATAGAATCTAGCACAGTCACCGAGGCAATCAATGCAGCGCTTGCCCAACAACCTGCCCTGGTGATTTTGTCTGACTATGCCAAAGGCTTGCTCACAGAGCCGGTATGTCAGCATGTGATTGAGTACTGCCGCAGCAAACAGATTCCGGTATTGGTTGATCCTAAAGGGCGCAACTATGATAAATACCGTGGTGCTACTGCACTCACACCCAACAAAAAAGAAACTGCCGAAGCTTGTGATACACAAGTAAACGACGCGACGCTCATAGACAAAGCTACAGCACTTAAATCACGTTTGTCGCTAGACTTTTTGGCGGTGACCCGCGGTGAAGAAGGCATTACTCTGATTGCGGACCGCACCGACCATTTAAGCGCAACGGCCAAGCAAGTGTTTGATGTATCTGGTGCAGGCGATACCGTCATTGCAACGCTGGCAGCGGGCCTGATGCATGGTTTGAGCCCACTGGATAGTTTATCGCTCGCCAATATTGCCGCCGGTGTTGTCGTCGGCAAAGTAGGCACGGTACCCATCACCAAAGCTGACTTGATAGACGCCATTGCCAGCGCACAAGGCAGCGAACAGGCACACAAAGTATGTGAGTTGCCGGCGCTGCTGCAAAAAGTGGCTACCTGGAAACAACAAGGACAAAAAATCGTCTTTACCAATGGCTGCTTTGATTTATTACATGCTGGTCATGTGACTTATCTGGAAGGTGCCAAAAAGCGTGGAGATAAATTAATTCTTGGCCTGAATACTGATCGTTCAGTGTCTGCCCTCAAAGGGCCGACACGGCCTGTGGTTAACGAGCAAGACCGTGCGCGCGTATTGGCGGCGCTGGAGTCTATCGACGCCGTTATTCTGTTTGATGACGATACACCGCTCCGGCTAATCAACGCGATTCAGCCAGCTGTGATCGCCAAAGGCAGTGACTATACGGCTGAGCAGGTCGTCGGTGGCAAAGAAGTCTTGTCATGGGGCGGCGAAATTACCCTGATTGACCTGGTAGAAGGCCGCAGCACCACCAACCTGATTAAAAAATTGCACGCATGA
- a CDS encoding type II toxin-antitoxin system Phd/YefM family antitoxin gives MSLAENIRPITYLKTSAADIVKEFAENPEPIIITQNGEAKMVVMDIHEYEKQKETMALLKLLALGRKEFQAGKFSDAEQFLNEMDD, from the coding sequence ATGTCACTCGCAGAAAATATCCGGCCGATCACCTACCTGAAAACCAGTGCGGCAGACATCGTCAAAGAGTTCGCTGAAAATCCTGAACCCATCATCATCACGCAGAATGGTGAAGCCAAAATGGTGGTGATGGACATTCATGAGTATGAGAAGCAGAAGGAGACGATGGCGCTGCTCAAGCTACTTGCGCTAGGGAGAAAAGAGTTTCAAGCAGGAAAGTTCAGCGATGCAGAACAGTTTCTTAATGAAATGGATGACTAA
- the hrcA gene encoding heat-inducible transcriptional repressor HrcA, whose translation MDKRAQILLKTLVEHYISEGQPIGSRTLLQHSGLDVSPATIRNVMSDLEQLGFITSPHTSSGRVPTKKGYRLFVDSLMTVQPLDQRAVAQLKTGLTSPNPQALINSAADMLSQLTQFAGLVMIPKRTRNVLKHLEFLHLNDKKILVILVTEDGQVQNRILLTDKAFSASELTAASNYFNSHCRGLSLEEVQAKLKQELQQMQVDINRLMSAALEAASQPESSEQETVVIAGERNLLQVDELSTNVGSLRKLFEIFERRTALMQLLDHSQRADGIQIFIGGESGYLPLDECSLVTSPYEVDGQVVGTLGVIGPTRMAYERIIPIVDVTAKLLSNALSNQ comes from the coding sequence GTGGACAAACGCGCGCAAATTTTACTTAAAACACTGGTGGAACATTACATCAGCGAAGGTCAACCCATAGGCTCACGTACATTGCTCCAGCATTCGGGCCTGGACGTCAGTCCGGCAACGATCCGCAATGTGATGAGCGACCTTGAGCAATTAGGCTTTATTACCAGCCCGCATACCTCTTCTGGCCGCGTGCCGACCAAAAAAGGCTATCGCCTGTTTGTAGACTCGCTCATGACCGTACAGCCACTAGACCAGCGCGCCGTGGCGCAACTTAAAACCGGCCTGACTTCACCTAACCCGCAAGCATTGATTAACAGCGCGGCCGACATGCTGTCGCAACTGACACAATTTGCAGGCTTGGTGATGATCCCCAAACGTACCCGCAATGTATTAAAGCATCTGGAATTTTTGCATTTAAATGACAAGAAAATTTTAGTCATTTTAGTCACCGAAGATGGCCAGGTGCAAAACCGTATTTTGCTCACTGACAAAGCCTTTAGTGCCAGCGAACTCACCGCTGCCAGCAATTACTTTAACAGCCATTGCCGGGGCTTATCGCTAGAAGAAGTGCAAGCCAAGCTCAAACAAGAACTACAGCAGATGCAGGTAGATATTAACCGCCTGATGTCTGCCGCACTCGAAGCTGCCAGCCAGCCAGAATCATCCGAGCAGGAAACCGTGGTGATTGCTGGTGAACGCAACCTGCTGCAAGTCGATGAGTTATCGACCAATGTGGGCAGCTTGCGCAAATTGTTTGAGATTTTTGAGCGCCGCACGGCCCTAATGCAGCTACTGGATCACAGCCAGCGTGCGGATGGCATACAGATTTTTATTGGCGGCGAAAGCGGCTACCTGCCGCTGGACGAATGCAGCCTGGTCACCTCACCCTATGAGGTTGACGGCCAGGTGGTCGGCACATTGGGCGTGATTGGCCCAACGCGCATGGCTTACGAACGCATTATCCCGATTGTGGACGTGACCGCCAAACTGCTGTCGAACGCATTGTCTAACCAGTAG
- a CDS encoding SIS domain-containing protein → MNHIEYLKGEHAAHVAMFQALEPLFPLISDVGNLLRDCIGRGGKILLCGNGGSAADSQHIAAEIVGRFKKERKGLPSIALTTDTSILTSVGNDYGYDYIFARQVEALCRPEDILIGLTTSGNSANVVRAIEAANEIGATTIGLTGGSGGKLNALCTHNIVVPSSVTARIQEAHIFIGHCLCEILES, encoded by the coding sequence ATGAACCATATTGAATACCTTAAAGGTGAGCACGCTGCGCATGTGGCGATGTTTCAGGCGCTGGAGCCTTTGTTTCCGCTGATTAGTGATGTCGGCAATCTGTTACGCGACTGCATTGGGCGCGGCGGTAAAATTTTATTGTGTGGCAATGGTGGCAGCGCAGCGGATAGCCAGCATATTGCGGCCGAGATTGTTGGACGCTTTAAAAAAGAGCGTAAAGGTTTACCTTCTATCGCCCTGACGACGGATACGTCTATCCTGACATCGGTCGGCAATGATTATGGCTACGACTATATTTTTGCACGCCAGGTGGAAGCGCTGTGCCGCCCGGAAGACATATTGATAGGCCTCACCACCAGTGGTAATAGTGCCAATGTGGTGCGCGCGATTGAAGCCGCTAACGAAATTGGCGCAACGACCATAGGCCTGACCGGCGGGAGTGGCGGCAAGCTGAATGCACTTTGCACACACAATATTGTTGTACCTTCCAGCGTCACGGCACGCATCCAGGAAGCGCATATTTTTATTGGTCATTGCTTATGTGAGATTCTGGAATCCTGA
- a CDS encoding NAD(+) kinase yields the protein MQSTFRSVAIVGKYMDAIALQHMQSDLTRLAHHLLSLGLHVCVEERTAQFVDDEGFELASLDDIGSKADLVIVMGGDGTMLSVGRALRDTGVPLVGINRGRLGFLTDLQTDEMLVEIDKILQGECQLESRMLLQSVVTRAGQAIEQTVALNDVVIKSAFRLIELEVHVDGQFVSRQRSDGLILTTPTGTTAYGLSAGGPIMHPDLEAISIVPISPHTLSYRPITVPACSVIEVIIVSAADAQISYDGQGQYPLAVGDHVRIERAPQQIQLVHPKDYCYFDMLRNKLNWG from the coding sequence ATGCAATCTACATTCCGTTCAGTCGCCATTGTTGGAAAATACATGGACGCCATCGCCTTGCAGCACATGCAAAGTGATTTGACCCGTTTGGCACATCATCTGTTGTCTCTGGGCTTGCACGTGTGTGTTGAAGAGCGAACAGCGCAATTTGTAGATGATGAAGGCTTTGAACTGGCCAGCCTGGACGATATTGGTAGCAAGGCTGATCTGGTGATTGTGATGGGGGGCGACGGCACCATGCTCAGTGTGGGCCGAGCCTTACGCGATACCGGTGTGCCGCTGGTTGGCATTAATCGCGGCCGTTTGGGTTTTTTGACTGACTTGCAAACGGATGAGATGCTGGTTGAGATTGATAAGATTCTGCAAGGTGAGTGCCAGCTAGAGTCACGCATGTTGCTGCAATCCGTGGTGACCCGCGCCGGGCAAGCGATTGAACAGACCGTTGCTTTAAATGATGTGGTGATTAAAAGTGCCTTTCGCCTGATTGAGCTAGAGGTGCATGTGGATGGGCAGTTTGTCTCGCGCCAGCGCTCTGATGGCCTGATTTTAACCACACCAACTGGCACTACCGCCTATGGCTTATCTGCCGGTGGCCCAATTATGCACCCGGATCTTGAGGCGATTTCTATCGTGCCGATTAGTCCGCACACATTAAGTTACAGGCCGATTACCGTGCCTGCTTGCAGTGTGATCGAGGTGATCATCGTGAGCGCTGCCGATGCCCAAATCAGTTACGATGGGCAAGGGCAATATCCGCTGGCTGTGGGTGACCATGTGCGCATTGAGCGTGCGCCACAGCAAATCCAACTGGTGCATCCCAAAGATTATTGTTATTTTGATATGCTACGTAACAAATTAAACTGGGGCTAA
- the hemH gene encoding ferrochelatase — protein sequence MTYYQPEPAYTHGSQPKVGILLANLGTPDAPTAKALRPYLKQFLMDRRVVEIPRLIWCWILYCIILVIRPKKSAEKYASIWRKDGSPLMVYAQQQKTLFQTQLSSKINSPFAAELGMTYGNPSMQSAIESLKAQGCDRILVFPLYPQYAASSTAAALDAVWRVLLKMRNVPAIRTIKHYHDHPLYIQALASHIKTYWQQHGQPEKLVMSFHGVPKFHLLKGDPYHCECHKTARLLAEVLGLNKDQYQVAFQSRFGRQEWLQPYLANMLDVLGKQQLKRIDVICPGFSSDCLETLEEIAMEGKHLFQSVGGGDYHYIPALNSEAVWIEAMRDIALEHLQGWVSDDFDQAGSEFEAQVSNQNALAMGAKI from the coding sequence ATGACCTATTACCAGCCAGAGCCTGCCTACACCCACGGCAGCCAACCAAAAGTGGGGATTCTGTTAGCTAACCTGGGCACACCAGACGCACCCACCGCCAAGGCCTTGCGGCCCTATTTAAAGCAGTTTTTAATGGACAGGCGCGTGGTCGAGATCCCCCGTTTGATCTGGTGCTGGATTCTCTACTGCATCATTCTGGTGATCCGCCCGAAAAAATCTGCCGAAAAATACGCCAGCATCTGGCGCAAAGACGGCTCGCCGCTGATGGTTTACGCCCAGCAACAAAAAACCTTATTCCAAACCCAACTTTCCAGCAAAATCAACTCGCCGTTTGCGGCTGAACTCGGCATGACTTACGGCAACCCCAGTATGCAAAGCGCGATTGAATCCCTCAAAGCGCAAGGCTGCGACCGCATTCTGGTGTTCCCGCTCTACCCACAATATGCCGCCAGCAGTACCGCCGCCGCACTAGATGCTGTCTGGCGCGTACTGCTTAAAATGCGCAATGTGCCTGCGATTCGCACCATCAAGCACTACCACGATCATCCGCTATATATTCAAGCACTGGCCAGCCATATCAAAACCTACTGGCAACAACACGGCCAGCCAGAAAAACTGGTCATGAGTTTTCACGGCGTGCCCAAATTTCACCTGCTTAAAGGCGACCCTTACCATTGCGAATGCCACAAAACCGCGCGTTTGCTGGCAGAGGTTTTAGGCTTAAACAAAGACCAATATCAGGTCGCCTTCCAATCCCGCTTCGGCCGCCAGGAATGGCTACAACCCTACTTAGCCAACATGCTAGATGTTTTAGGTAAACAACAACTCAAACGCATAGACGTTATCTGCCCAGGCTTTAGCAGCGACTGCCTGGAAACCCTGGAAGAAATCGCCATGGAAGGCAAACATTTATTCCAATCTGTGGGCGGTGGCGATTATCACTATATTCCGGCGCTTAATAGCGAAGCGGTTTGGATTGAGGCCATGCGCGATATTGCGCTGGAACATTTGCAGGGGTGGGTGAGTGATGATTTTGATCAAGCGGGATCCGAATTTGAAGCTCAGGTATCCAATCAAAATGCTTTAGCTATGGGAGCTAAAATATAG
- a CDS encoding DNA-deoxyinosine glycosylase → MPVLIPTPEHYAAGFAPVAHPDARILILGTLPGVASIKQQQYYAHPQNAFWRIMQQLFNIPAHAPYAARCQSALEHRLAIWDVCHAAQRIGSLDSSIQGHSIIANDINHLLDTCPHIALIAFNGQAAAQLFKKHIQLTHAVPAVTLPSTSPANARLSFDQKLLQWAVLKQHTK, encoded by the coding sequence TTGCCCGTCCTCATCCCCACACCCGAACATTACGCCGCCGGATTTGCGCCTGTCGCTCATCCTGACGCACGCATTCTGATTCTGGGCACATTGCCCGGGGTCGCCTCAATTAAACAGCAACAATACTACGCACACCCGCAAAACGCCTTCTGGCGGATTATGCAACAACTGTTCAATATTCCGGCCCATGCGCCTTATGCTGCGCGCTGCCAATCTGCGCTTGAGCATAGACTCGCGATTTGGGATGTTTGCCATGCCGCACAACGCATAGGCAGCCTCGACAGCAGCATTCAAGGGCACAGCATTATTGCCAATGATATCAATCATTTATTGGATACTTGCCCACACATCGCCTTGATTGCCTTTAATGGCCAAGCGGCGGCACAGCTATTCAAAAAGCATATTCAGCTAACACACGCAGTGCCTGCAGTGACGCTACCTTCAACCAGCCCAGCCAACGCTAGACTTTCGTTTGACCAAAAACTGCTGCAGTGGGCAGTGCTAAAGCAGCACACAAAATAA
- a CDS encoding glycine zipper 2TM domain-containing protein, translating into MNSVNQKSLHKSFIWSVLLVLCLSTTACGSMSTRGKSTALGAGIGAVGGAVLTGGSAIGTVGGAAIGGVIGNQINKK; encoded by the coding sequence ATGAACAGCGTTAATCAAAAATCTTTGCATAAATCATTTATCTGGTCTGTGCTGTTAGTGTTGTGCCTGAGTACTACTGCCTGTGGCTCCATGAGTACACGTGGCAAAAGCACTGCCTTAGGCGCTGGTATTGGTGCAGTCGGTGGTGCCGTGTTAACGGGCGGTAGCGCCATTGGTACCGTTGGCGGTGCAGCCATCGGTGGCGTGATTGGTAACCAGATCAACAAAAAATAA
- the fur gene encoding ferric iron uptake transcriptional regulator encodes MHDPKELKNAGLKATLPRLKILELFENSEQRHLSAEDIYKIMITNGEDVGLATVYRVLTQFEQAGLLVRHHFESGKAVFEMNEGSHHDHIVCVKCGRVEEFYDEEIEKRQKTAAEKYGFTMQDHSLTIYGLCKKQPCTE; translated from the coding sequence ATGCATGATCCTAAAGAACTTAAAAATGCAGGCCTTAAAGCAACGCTACCGCGTCTGAAAATTCTGGAACTGTTCGAAAATAGCGAGCAGCGCCACCTGTCTGCTGAAGATATTTATAAAATCATGATCACCAATGGCGAAGATGTTGGCCTGGCCACGGTGTATCGTGTACTGACTCAGTTTGAACAAGCCGGTTTGTTGGTCCGCCATCACTTTGAAAGCGGCAAAGCCGTATTTGAAATGAACGAAGGCAGTCATCATGACCATATTGTTTGCGTCAAATGTGGCCGCGTCGAAGAGTTTTATGACGAAGAAATTGAAAAAAGACAAAAAACAGCAGCAGAAAAATATGGCTTCACCATGCAAGACCACTCACTGACCATTTATGGTTTGTGTAAAAAACAACCTTGCACTGAATAA
- the rfaD gene encoding ADP-glyceromanno-heptose 6-epimerase: protein MIIITGGAGMIGSIMAWHLNNKLGRQDLVIVDRITHENQWQNLVHRHYAEYLDKDQLFDFLEDNDDITAVIHMGAISATTERDFNKLVADNMHYSQDLWSWCAEYEVPFFYASSAATYGGGEQGYDDASIENLRPLNGYGYSKHFFDQWVLEQVAQKHVTPPAWAGFKFFNVYGPNEYHKERMASVAYHTFNQFKETGTMRLFKGTKADVEDGMQLRDFVYVKDVADVMGFFLEAALKNKPATSAIYNIGTGQARSFKDLATNVMTSMAREPNITYIDMPQDLQGKYQYFTQAEMQKLRQAGYKKPFTTLEEGVKDYVQNYLLQDDPYA, encoded by the coding sequence ATGATCATTATCACCGGTGGTGCAGGCATGATTGGTTCTATCATGGCCTGGCATTTGAACAACAAACTGGGTCGGCAAGACCTGGTGATTGTTGACCGCATTACGCACGAAAACCAGTGGCAAAACCTGGTGCACAGGCATTATGCTGAGTATCTGGACAAAGATCAGTTGTTCGACTTTCTGGAAGATAACGACGACATCACGGCGGTGATTCATATGGGTGCGATCAGTGCGACCACCGAGCGCGACTTTAACAAGCTGGTGGCAGATAATATGCACTACTCACAGGACTTGTGGTCGTGGTGTGCTGAGTATGAAGTGCCGTTTTTTTACGCCAGCTCTGCGGCGACTTATGGTGGTGGCGAGCAAGGTTATGACGATGCCAGCATTGAAAATCTGCGACCCTTAAATGGCTATGGCTACTCAAAACACTTTTTTGACCAATGGGTGTTAGAACAGGTCGCGCAAAAACACGTGACGCCTCCAGCATGGGCGGGGTTTAAGTTTTTTAATGTCTATGGGCCCAACGAATATCACAAAGAACGCATGGCCAGCGTGGCATACCACACCTTTAACCAGTTTAAAGAAACCGGTACCATGCGCCTATTTAAGGGCACCAAGGCTGACGTAGAAGATGGCATGCAACTGCGTGACTTTGTCTATGTTAAAGATGTGGCTGACGTGATGGGGTTCTTTTTAGAAGCAGCGTTAAAAAACAAGCCTGCCACCAGTGCAATTTACAATATCGGCACCGGCCAGGCACGTAGCTTTAAAGACCTGGCAACCAATGTAATGACCAGCATGGCGCGTGAGCCCAACATTACCTATATAGACATGCCACAAGATTTACAGGGTAAGTATCAGTACTTTACCCAGGCCGAAATGCAAAAGCTGCGCCAGGCAGGCTACAAAAAGCCTTTTACCACGCTGGAAGAAGGCGTAAAGGACTACGTGCAGAACTATTTGCTGCAGGATGACCCTTACGCATAA
- the recN gene encoding DNA repair protein RecN, whose product MLQALSIRDFVIVDTLELEFSAGYTALTGETGAGKSILIDALSLSLGARNEGDVTRAGCEKAEISTSFDITKNLAAREWLQAQEMDVDDALILRRVIYADGRSRAFINGASATVGQLREIGDTLIDIYSQNAHHSLLKIATQREILDAYAQAAPLAKQVGKLYKDWSQLHQQQLAYEKNASQFADELAVLRDSTRELKQLGFVADEWAALQQEHARLSNGASLLSGMEASLQMMSEGDEVNALDLLSQAQAKLAELQVIDAGLQPMLETLDSAVVQLEEASRALNRYLQKSELDPARLAEVEARIQAIHGIARKFRLKPDELPALLAQQLSRMAELEAFADDGALAKQVQAAWQNYHAQATQLSAARQQAARKLAQTITEQMQALSLKGGQFAVALTPGEAAAHGLEQVEFLVAGHAGVEPRPLNKVASGGELSRISLALQVTTASLGTVPCMIFDEVDVGIGGGVAEVVGKLLSQLGQHRQVLVITHLAQVAAQARQHWQVSKSEQRGTTLSRIHTLSEGERVEEVARMLGGLQITEATRNHAREMLQANHS is encoded by the coding sequence ATGCTACAAGCCCTTTCTATCCGAGACTTTGTCATTGTTGATACGCTGGAACTCGAGTTCTCAGCGGGATACACCGCACTCACTGGCGAAACCGGCGCCGGCAAATCCATCTTGATTGATGCTTTGTCGTTAAGCTTAGGTGCACGTAATGAGGGCGACGTGACGCGCGCTGGCTGTGAAAAGGCCGAGATTTCCACCAGTTTTGATATTACAAAAAATCTAGCGGCGCGCGAGTGGTTGCAGGCACAAGAAATGGATGTCGATGATGCCTTGATTTTACGTCGGGTGATTTATGCCGATGGCCGTAGTCGCGCATTTATCAATGGTGCCTCAGCCACTGTCGGCCAATTACGCGAGATCGGCGATACCCTGATTGATATTTATAGCCAGAATGCACACCATTCTTTGCTTAAAATCGCCACTCAGCGCGAGATTCTGGATGCTTATGCGCAAGCCGCGCCATTGGCAAAGCAAGTGGGCAAGCTTTACAAAGACTGGTCGCAATTGCATCAGCAGCAATTGGCCTACGAAAAAAATGCCAGCCAGTTTGCTGACGAATTAGCCGTGCTGCGTGATAGCACGCGTGAGTTAAAGCAATTGGGGTTTGTGGCTGACGAGTGGGCAGCCTTGCAGCAGGAGCATGCACGCTTGAGCAATGGCGCCAGTTTGCTCAGTGGCATGGAAGCCAGTTTGCAGATGATGAGTGAAGGCGATGAGGTGAATGCGCTGGATCTGTTGTCGCAAGCACAAGCCAAATTGGCCGAGTTGCAGGTGATTGATGCAGGTTTACAGCCCATGCTCGAAACCCTGGACTCTGCCGTGGTGCAACTGGAAGAAGCCAGCCGTGCGCTCAATCGTTATTTGCAAAAGAGTGAACTGGACCCCGCGCGGTTGGCAGAAGTTGAAGCGCGCATACAGGCGATTCATGGTATTGCCCGCAAGTTTAGGCTCAAACCTGACGAGTTGCCTGCCTTATTGGCGCAGCAACTCAGCCGTATGGCGGAGCTAGAAGCGTTTGCCGATGATGGTGCATTGGCCAAACAGGTACAGGCCGCCTGGCAAAATTACCATGCGCAGGCCACACAGCTTTCTGCTGCGAGGCAGCAGGCTGCTCGTAAACTGGCCCAAACCATTACTGAGCAAATGCAGGCTTTGTCATTAAAAGGTGGCCAGTTTGCGGTGGCATTAACGCCTGGCGAGGCTGCAGCACATGGCCTCGAGCAGGTCGAGTTTCTGGTGGCTGGCCATGCAGGGGTTGAACCCAGACCACTCAATAAAGTCGCTTCTGGTGGCGAGTTGTCGCGTATCAGCCTGGCATTGCAAGTGACGACGGCGTCATTAGGCACCGTGCCATGCATGATTTTTGATGAGGTCGATGTGGGGATCGGTGGTGGCGTGGCCGAAGTGGTTGGCAAATTACTGAGCCAGTTGGGGCAGCATCGACAAGTACTGGTGATTACCCATTTGGCACAAGTGGCCGCACAGGCGCGACAACATTGGCAAGTCAGCAAGTCTGAGCAACGCGGCACAACCCTGAGCCGTATTCATACGCTGAGTGAAGGCGAGCGGGTAGAAGAAGTTGCCCGTATGTTGGGCGGCTTGCAAATCACCGAGGCAACCCGCAATCACGCGCGCGAAATGCTGCAGGCGAATCACTCCTGA